Proteins from a single region of Streptomyces spinoverrucosus:
- a CDS encoding acyl-CoA synthetase: MRNEGLGSWPARRARKTPHRTALIHGETPTDYRTLYVRVTRLAHALRARGVRRGDRIAYLGPNHPSFLETLFAAGTLGAVFVPLNIRLAGPEIAYQLADSGAKALVYGPGHAGLVAGLPGSIDVRTYVEVGPEYEAALAEAAGEPIDEPVGADDTCIIMYTSGTTGRPKGAMLTHGNLTWNAINVLVDTDLIADERALVCAPLFHTAGLNMLTLPVLLKGGTCVLVEAFDPAATFDLIERHRITFMFGVPTMFDQVARHPRWPDADLSSLRILTCGGSPVPTPLIAAYQERGLTFLQGYGMTEAAPGTLFLDAEHAVSKAGSAGVPHFFSDVRVVRPDLAPVDAGEVGEVVVRGPHVMPGYWGLPEETAASFADGWFRSGDAAQVDEDGYVFIVDRIKDMIISGGENIYPAEIEDQLLAHPDIVECAVIGVPDDKWGEVPRAVVVPREGAALDPDEVLASLAGRLAKYKIPKSVVIAAELPRTASGKLLKSRVRKTYGNSQ, translated from the coding sequence ATGCGCAACGAGGGACTGGGGTCCTGGCCCGCACGCCGGGCCCGCAAGACACCCCACCGCACCGCCCTGATCCACGGCGAGACGCCGACCGACTACCGCACGCTGTACGTACGCGTCACCCGCCTCGCCCACGCCCTGCGCGCCCGGGGCGTGCGGCGCGGCGACCGGATCGCCTACCTCGGCCCGAACCACCCCTCCTTCCTGGAGACGCTGTTCGCGGCGGGCACGCTCGGCGCGGTCTTCGTCCCGCTCAACATCCGCCTCGCCGGCCCCGAGATCGCCTACCAGCTCGCGGACTCCGGCGCGAAGGCGCTCGTCTACGGTCCGGGGCACGCCGGGCTCGTCGCCGGGCTGCCCGGCAGCATCGACGTACGGACGTACGTCGAGGTCGGCCCCGAGTACGAGGCCGCGCTCGCCGAGGCGGCCGGGGAGCCGATCGACGAACCGGTCGGCGCCGACGACACCTGCATCATCATGTACACCTCGGGAACGACCGGCCGCCCCAAGGGCGCGATGCTCACCCACGGCAACCTGACCTGGAACGCGATCAACGTCCTGGTCGACACCGACCTGATCGCCGACGAACGCGCCCTGGTCTGCGCCCCGTTGTTCCACACCGCCGGGCTGAACATGCTGACCCTGCCGGTGCTGCTCAAGGGCGGCACCTGCGTGCTGGTCGAGGCGTTCGACCCGGCGGCCACCTTCGACCTGATCGAACGGCACCGGATCACCTTCATGTTCGGGGTGCCGACGATGTTCGACCAGGTGGCCCGGCACCCGCGCTGGCCGGACGCCGACCTGTCGTCCCTGCGGATCCTGACCTGCGGCGGCTCCCCGGTCCCGACCCCGCTGATCGCGGCGTACCAGGAGCGCGGCCTGACCTTCCTCCAGGGCTACGGCATGACGGAGGCCGCGCCCGGCACGCTCTTCCTCGACGCCGAACACGCCGTCAGCAAGGCCGGTTCGGCGGGTGTGCCGCACTTCTTCAGCGACGTCCGGGTGGTACGGCCCGACCTCGCGCCGGTGGACGCCGGCGAGGTGGGCGAGGTCGTGGTGCGCGGGCCGCACGTCATGCCCGGTTACTGGGGGCTGCCCGAGGAGACGGCCGCGTCCTTCGCGGACGGCTGGTTCCGCAGCGGCGACGCCGCCCAGGTCGACGAGGACGGTTACGTGTTCATCGTCGACCGCATCAAGGACATGATCATCTCCGGTGGGGAGAACATCTACCCCGCCGAGATCGAGGACCAGCTCCTCGCCCACCCGGACATAGTCGAGTGCGCGGTGATCGGCGTACCGGACGACAAGTGGGGCGAGGTGCCGCGCGCGGTCGTCGTGCCGCGCGAGGGCGCCGCGCTCGACCCCGACGAGGTGCTGGCGTCCCTGGCCGGACGTCTCGCCAAGTACAAGATCCCCAAGTCGGTGGTGATCGCGGCGGAACTGCCGCGCACCGCCTCCGGAAAGCTCCTGAAGTCCCGGGTCCGCAAGACCTACGGCAACTCCCAGTGA
- a CDS encoding amidohydrolase family protein encodes MDISELVAIDVHTHAEVSAKGHSSLDDDLHDASSAYFKVEGKRKPTLQETAAYYRERRMAAVIFTVDAESATGTRPVPNEEVAEAAAANADVLIPFASIDPFRGKAGVRQARRLVEEYGVKGFKFHPSIQGFFPNDRSVAYDLYEVIEETGTIALFHTGQTGIGAGVPGGGGIRLKYSNPLHVDDVAADFPHLKIILAHPSFPWQDEALAVATHKPGVHIDLSGWSPKYFPPQLVQYANTLLKDKVLFGSDFPVLTPDRWLADFAKLSIKDEVRPRILKENAARLLGLTKP; translated from the coding sequence CGCGGAGGTGTCCGCCAAGGGCCACTCCTCCCTGGACGACGACCTGCACGACGCCTCCTCCGCCTACTTCAAGGTCGAGGGCAAGCGGAAGCCGACGCTTCAGGAGACGGCGGCGTACTACCGCGAGCGGAGGATGGCCGCCGTGATCTTCACGGTGGACGCCGAGTCCGCCACCGGCACGCGCCCGGTCCCCAACGAGGAGGTCGCCGAGGCGGCCGCCGCCAACGCGGACGTCCTCATCCCCTTCGCGTCCATCGACCCCTTCCGGGGAAAGGCGGGCGTGCGGCAGGCGCGGCGCCTGGTCGAGGAGTACGGGGTGAAGGGCTTCAAGTTCCACCCCAGCATCCAGGGCTTCTTCCCCAACGACCGCTCGGTGGCGTACGACCTGTACGAGGTCATCGAGGAGACCGGCACGATCGCCCTGTTCCACACCGGCCAGACCGGCATCGGCGCGGGCGTGCCCGGCGGGGGCGGGATCCGGCTGAAGTACTCGAACCCGCTGCACGTGGACGACGTGGCCGCCGACTTCCCGCACCTGAAGATCATCCTGGCGCACCCGTCGTTCCCCTGGCAGGACGAGGCGCTGGCCGTCGCCACGCACAAGCCGGGCGTGCACATCGACCTGTCCGGCTGGTCGCCGAAGTACTTCCCGCCGCAACTGGTGCAGTACGCCAACACGCTGCTGAAGGACAAGGTCCTCTTCGGCTCCGACTTCCCCGTCCTCACCCCCGACCGCTGGCTCGCCGACTTCGCGAAGCTGTCGATCAAGGACGAGGTCAGGCCGAGGATCCTCAAGGAGAACGCCGCCCGCCTGCTCGGGCTGACGAAACCGTAA